The genomic window GATTTTCAGGTATTTCTAAAATCTTACTTTTAGAAATTTTTGAAGAATTTTTGTGTTCATAAATTTTGATAAGTAAGTAAGAATATTTCCCTGTTGTTGGTAAGTAATCTTCTACAATTTTCGTTATCCAAAATAGTTGCTCTTCAGTTACGATTTCAGCTTCATCAAGAAACTCACTAATTATCTCTAATAAATCTGACTTATTCTCGACAAAAGTAGAATAATAATAAATTTTTTTAATTAAATTAGGAAATTTGTAGAGAAAAATTTTAATATTCTCAAGTACATCTTTTACATTTTCTTTCATAAAAGTAAGGATTAAGTCTGCATCTGCTTCTTCTAATTCAGGATTATTAAGCAGATGGTAAAGATACTCTTCTTGTTCATTACTCAAGGTTAAATCATGTGATTCTTCTTCACTTTCATAGTAGTCTGAAATCATTTCTGTTCTCATTCTGAGCAATTGTTTTCTGACTTCTTCTATTTTGCCACTTACTTCTATGATACCAAGATCACCATATTTAGTTTTTGAGCTATTTATATTAAGACCTTGTTCTCCAGCCCTTTGTTGAATCCATAAAAAATCATGATTGATTACTCGATTTTTATTAGCGAAAATATATATATCATCCATAAATCTTAATAAAAGATCGCACTTCAATTGCATTGAATTATCAATAAATTTTAAAAATTCAGAACCGATTACTTTACATGGATGTATCCCTTTAGGAAGACAGTCAACACTTCTTCCTGAATTAATTTGTCTTAAAAACTTCCCTAAATGTTCTGGATCTTTTGATCCTTGTTGTTCTTGTAAAATTCGTTTAAACCATTGAACTAGATCGTGATGATATATACTATTAAAATATGCAGAAATATCAAGTTTTAGACAATATTTATAATCGTGATTAGCTTCAGTTACCGATTTCTTAAATTCTCTATAAGCTAGGGCAAGAGAAACAGGTTTACCTTGTTTAAAGGTATGACCAAAACTTCTTCTATTTTCATTAAAATCTTTTCTAAAATACTTTCTATTCCGATAGACTAAATCATAGATAAAAAATTCAGCTACTGGGTCAAGTTTGAATGTACTTCTTAAGTGCATATCATGTTTAGCACTGTAGCAACGAATTTGTGGAAGAAAATTATATTCTTGTGCGTCATCATTTTTTAATAATTTTTCGTAGATATATTTATATAATTCTTCTCCAGAATTTTTAATTACTATTTCGTTAGTTGATAAAGGAAAAAAACTTTTGTGATAATCACTAGAAAAGTAGTCAATAGTATTTTGAATATTAAGCATCATTTATTCAACATTCCCAATCTTAACTCCGTATTTGTTTCGTTAAATGTATCAATTCGGGTAGAATTAATTTATCTAAAGCTAACTTAACCGCATTCGATGATCCCGGCAAAGAAAAGATCAAAATATTTTCATAAACCCCTGCGATCGCCCGTGAGGCCATGGCCCGTGAACCGATTTTTTGATAACTTAAATACCGAAACAACTCCCCAAACCCCGGCAAAGTCTTCTCTAATAACCCCTCTAATGCGTCGTAGGTGGTGTCTCTAGGGGCGATTCCCGTGCCTCCATTGAGGATTATGACATCTATCTTATTCTCTTGTTTTAACTGCTGTATATGGGCGATGATGCTGTGGGGTTCATCCTTGAGGATGTCGTAATTAATGATTTGATGGCCCGCATCTGTCAAACGTTGGTTAAGAAGTTGCCCACTGCGATCGCTTTCGGGGGTACGAGTATCACTTACCGTAACAATAGCACAGGCAAGACTGAGGAATTGGCGATCGGGGTGCGGAAGGGACATGAGCTTAACTTAAAATACAATAACTGATGATGAGGTGAGCAGGGGAAGCAGGGGAAGACAACGGGAAAATACTCTAATCTTTGACTCCTGACTCCTGACTCCTGACTCCTGACTCCTAAAAAAACTAAGCTTTAGAAAATCCTAACCCGTTTTCTTGTGCATAACGTTCCATAAAACGCATAAAGCGATCCCATTCATCTTGGGAGTTCATAATTAAAATAGCTTCGACGGAGGTGGGTTTTCCGTTGATAAATTTTCCTTTAACCTCACGGGTAACGATTTCTCCCTCTTCATCGACGAGATACATTCCTGTAATATCATCAGTGCTTTCAGCATCTAAAATGGTAGGAGATTCAAAGCGAAAGGTTGCGGTTCCACTGTTTCCACTTTTAGCACGAGTTAAACGCACTTCGGGAACGACAGGTTCGGAAACACCACGAGAAAATTGAATTTGAGCCATGCTTGTTATCCTTTAATTAAATTTACATGATCCTCAATTTATCATTTCATCAACTCCTTATGATAGAGATCATTGTCTAAGTGCTATCTATTCTGGTCAAATCATTGCCTATGACTCTCTTAGAAGCAGAAGTTCATCTTTCCTTACGGGAATTTTTACGGGATCAAGGGGAACCCCTTTGGGATCACCATTTGACCATGGCCCGTTTAGTGTCTCGCGCTTTACGTTTAAATCGATCTGCTTTGATTCAAACAGGAAGCACTTTTTCTCGTTATGGATTAAGTTATTTAATGCCGTGTTTATTAAGCGATCGCCCTATTTTATTGGTGGTTCCTTTAAACATTCAAAAACAATTAATCGAACAAGATATTCCCTATCTTCAGCAATGGTTAAATACAAAGAAAACCATTATTAATCAAGACCAAACCGTTGATTTTGAAACCTTTCAGGGATTATTGATTGTTTCTCCTGATGTTTGGTTAGGCGATCGCTTGGAAAATAAGGGTCAGTTTCCTGATGATATTGTTACTTTAATTGACCAAGCTGATTATTTAGAAGAATGGACAAAGGATTATTTAACTATGACCCTTGCTTCTGATGATTGGCAACAATTACAACAACAATATCCTGCCTATGGTAACTTAATTCAAGAAGTTAGGTTTTTCTTAAAAAAATCAATTTTTAGTCATCCTAATAGTCCCTATCAATGCTGTTTACTGGATCAAGAAGAAAAAGAGAGTTTGTCTCATCTTTGTGCAACCCTAAATAAGAATCCTTTATTAAACCGTTTTGCCCAATCTCTTGATAATCAAAATCAACTTTTATGGGCATCGGTTGATCGAGAAAAAAATACCTTTTTTATTCATGTAAGTCCTTTAGATATTTCTTCTATTTTATCTCCTTATTTAAATCATTCTACGATTGTTTTAATGGGGGGATTTCTGGATAGTCAAAAAGCCGCACCCACCTATAAGAAAACGATTGGCTTAGCCCAAGATATTTTATGTTTAAAATTTCACCCCCATCGTCAAAATGAATTAATTAATTTATATATTCGTGAGCGTTTACCGATGCCCAATACACCAGAATTCCAAAGGATATTAATCGAAGAAGTTAGAAAGCTGGTTTTTGGGGGTTACGAAAGCTTAAAACCGATTACGATTATTGTAGACGATGTTCCTTCTAAGGCACAGGTTGCTACCTTTTTGGCTGCGGAGTTTGGCTCACAGGTAAAAGTTGAAAAGGCTGATATTGATGATAATAGCATTTTAATTAGTGGCTGGAAATTTTGGCATAATCATCAAGGAAAATTACCGATTCCAAAACTATTTATTATTGCAACTTTACCTATTCCTTCCCTAGAGAATCCTCTAGTTGCTGCTCAAGTTAATTATTATAAAAAACAACATAAAGATTGGTTTAGATTTTATCTTTTACCCACTGCTTTAAAGGAAATTCAAAGAGCAGTGATGCCTTTACGGGAGTCTCAAGGAATTGTTGCTTTATTAGACAATCGGGTTAATTATCGTAGTTATGGTAATCGAATTTTAACTGCGTTAGAACCCTATGCTAAGATTGATTATATTGATAGCAATTGGTTAAACGGTTAAGTATTCATTTTCTTAAAATATCATAGAATTTCTCAATTTGTCTCTGAAACTTTTACTTCATTGATTAACTCATTTCCCTGTTCCCAACTACTAATATTAGCGATGGTTGTTTGAGCAATAGCTATCAAAGCATCCTTAGTAAAAAATGCTTGATGAGCAGTAATTACAACATTTTGAAAAGATTGTAGTAGTTGAAAGGTGTCATCCTGAATAATATTGTTAGAATGGTCTTCAAAAAACAGTTCATCTTCTTCTTCATAGACATCTAAACCAACATAACCTATCCGACCTGATTTTATTCCATCAATAACAGCACGAGTATTCACCAATTGTCCACGGCTAGTATTAATTAACATAACACCTTGTTTCATTTGTTGGATAGTTTCTTGATTAATAAGATGATAAGTTGAGGGTACTAAGGGACAGTGAAGGGAGATAATATCAGACTTAGCTAATAATTCTGGTAAATCAACGTATTTAGCCCCTGCTATCGCTGTAAAATCTTCATTGGGATTAACATCATAGCCTAGTAGATGACAACCAAACCCCTGCATAATTTGAGCAAAAATGGTGCCAATATTACCAGTACCAATTACCCCTACGGTACTTTTATGTAAGTCAAATCCTAATAAACCATCCAGGGTAAAATTATCATCTCTAACTCGATTGTAAGCTTTATTCAATTTTCTATTTAGCATCAAGATTAACCCCACTGCGTGTTCTGCCACTGCGTAGGGAGAATAGGCAGGAACTCTGACAACTCTTAAGCCTAATTCACTAGCTGCTTGGGCATCAATCATATTATATCCAGCACAACGTAAGGCAATTAATTCAGTTCCCTGTTCCGCTAAAATCTTTAAGGTTGTTTGATCAGCTACGTCATTGACGAATATACAAACGCAAGGAAAACCATTAGCAAGAGAGGCTGTTTTTGAGTTTAATTTAGTTTCAAAGTATTCCAATTGGTGGGGAGAGTTATTCGCTATATTTGCACGATCTAAAAAGTAACGATCATAGGAACGGGTACTAAAAACAGCAACTTTCATAACCAGTAAAATTAAGTGTTAGTTAATATATATTAGAACTATAATAATAGTAACAAAATTCTTATAGATGTCAAATAAATTATGTTTATCAATTTTATGTATCTAGTATAAAATTAAGGCTAATATAAAGTTATCAATTATTCAATGGCTTTAATAATGCGACAAGGATTTCCTACTACTACGACGTTTTTGGGAACATTTTTTGTTACAATACTTCCTGCTCCAATAACGCTATTATGACCAATAGTTACCCCAGGAAGAATAATAGAGCTTCCTCCAATCCAAACATTATCACCAATAGTAATTGGATAGGCCATTTCTTTACCTAACATTCTTGCTTCTGGGTTTATAGGATGGGTTGCTGTATAAATTTGTACATTAGGACCCAATTTAACATTATTACCAATTTTAACTAGATTACAGTCAAGAATAACACAGCCAAAATTAGCATAAAAATTCTTACCAAGGGTAATATTATATCCATAGTCACATCTGAAAGGGGATTCTATCCAAACTCCTTGATCTGCGTGCAATAATTGTTTGAGTATTTTTAGTCTTTTCTGTTGACTACCATTGGGTAGAGCATTTAATTTTTGACATAACTTTTGAGCTTTTTTTCTATCTTTGATTAAGTTGTCTTCAAAGGCATTATAATAATCTCCATTGAGCATTTTTTGCCTTTCTGTAGTTAAATGAGGCTTAGTTTTCATATTAGATAAATTTTATTGAATAATAAAAAAAGGGAAGTATTAACTTCCCTTGGGCATCAACAGTTCCTAAAATTGATCAACACTTAGTTGTGTTTTGCCTTGGACATAGTCTTTGAGTTCGATGGGAACAGATTTAGCATTCCAAATATGATTACAATAGTCTTGGATAGAGCGATCGCTAGAAAATTTACTCATTCTTGCTGCGTTCAAAATAGACATTTTACTCCAATTTTCCTGATCTTTATAGGCTTGAGAAATGTTGTCTTGACACTCAATGTAAGATTTATAATCAGCTAATACAAGATAGGGATCGTCATACAGTAAATTATCAACAATTGGTTGAAATAATTCAGGATCACCATGAGAAAAGAAACCCGAACTAATTAAGTCAATAACTCCTCTAAGCTCAGGAATAGATTGATAATAACGACGGGGGATATATCCTTGAGCTTTTAGGTTGAGAACTTCTGGAGTGGTTAACCCGAATAAAAAGAAATTCTCGCCTCCAACTTCTTGACGAATTTCTATGTTTGCTCCATCTAAAGTTCCAATTGTCAACGCACCATTCATGGCAAATTTCATGTTTCCTGTGCCGGATGCTTCTTTTCCAGCTAGAGAAATTTGTTCCGATAAATCGGCAGCCGGATAGACTCTTTGACCTAATGTAACGTTATAATCAGGTAAAAAAACTACTTTTAAGCGATCGCCAATATCCCCGTCATTATTAACCACATTACCCACAGCAGTAATGAGTTTAATAATACGTTTTGCCATAAAATAACCTGGAGCAGCTTTACCACCAAAAATGAAAGTACGGGGAGGAATATCTAGGTTAGGATTACTCTTAATCCACTTATACAGTGTAATAATGTGTAAGACGTTAAGATGTTGCCGTTTATATTCGTGGATGCGTTTAACTTGTATATCAAATAGGGATTCTGGATTAACAGTAATTCCCACTGTTTTTTGAATATAATTTGCTAAATCTTGTTTCACTGCTTGCTTAGCTTCTCGCCATTGTTGACGAAAAGTTTTATCCTCTGCGTAACTTTCTAATTTTCTTAATTCAGGTAAATTCTTAATCCAGCCATCTCCAATTTTTGAGGTAATTAATTCACTTAAACGGGGGTTACTTTGAACTATCCAACGACGAGGTGTAACTCCATTAGTAACGTTAGTAAATTTTTCAGGAGACAGCAGATAAAAGTCGTGTAAGATAGTATCTTTAACTAATTGGGAATGTAACTCAGCTACCCCATTAATATGATGGGAACCAATACAAGCTAAATGAGCCATTCTAACATACCGTTCCCCACTTTCATCAATAATAGAAAGACTTGCCATCTTACTATCATCGTTAGGAAATTTGATGCGAACTTGATCTAAGAAACGTCGATTAATTTCATAGATAATTTCTAAAATACGAGGTAATAAAGAACCAAATAGTTCTATGGGCCATTTTTCTAAGGCTTCGGGTAATAAGGTATGATTGGTATATGCAAACGTATTCTTAACAATGTTCCAGGCTTTCCCCCATTCGTATTCATGAACATCGACTAATAAACGCATTAATTCAGGGACAGCAACCGCCGGATGAGTATCATTAAGTTGTATCGCCCATTGTTCATGAAAATTATCTAAATTAGGGTTATTTAATAGATGAATACGAGTCATATCTTGCAGAGAAGAAGAGACAAAAAAGTATTGCTGGCGTAATCTTAATTCCTTTCCTTGAGTGGTTTCATCATTAGGATAAAGGACTTTTGTGAGATTTTCTGAGGTTACTTTATCATCAACGGCTCCATAATAATCTCCCACATTAAACCGTTGAAAATCAAAGGATTCACAAGCTTCCGAACGCCACAATCTTAAGGTATTGACTGTGTTAACTTTATAACCAGTAATCGGGGTATCATAGGGGATTCCTTTAACGACATATTCAGGAACCCAACGAACATGAAAGTTATCGTATCCGTCGACATATTGCTCGGTATGTCCCCCAAAATTAACCGTCACAGAAGCTTCTGGCCGACAAATTTCCCAAGGGTTGCCGTACTGCAACCATTTATCCGTTATTTCTACTTGCCAACCATCTCTAATTTCTTGATCAAAAATACCGAATTCGTATCGTATTCCGTAACCAATGGCAGGAACTTCTAAACTCGATAACGAGTCCATATAACAGGCAGCTAAACGCCCTAGTCCACCGTTACCTAACCCTGGTTCTTCTTCTGTTTCAATCAATTCTTTAATATTTAAGCCCGATTCAGTTACGGCTTGTTTAATGGTTTCGGCAATGCCTAAATTAATTAAATTATTTTCGAGATGGGGTCCAACTAGAAATTCTGCTGATAAGTAACAAACTTTTTTTACGTCTTTTTTAAGTTTGGTTTGTATGGTATTTAACCATCGTTGTAGGAGGCGATCTCTGACGGTATAAGCTAAAGCTAAATAAAAGTCATTTTTGGTGGCAATTTCAGGAAATTTACCTTGAATATAAAATAAGTTATCTAAGATTGCTCGTCGTAACGTTTGAATCTCTAACCCTGTGCGATCATCTTCAACTTTAATGGGATTTTTGTTAATCATTTTTCCCTCCGTTTCTGCTTAATTTAGGGTATGATAATTCTCAGTTTACTATATCTTAAAATTTTTCATCATTAACTATTTAAAATTTTTAATCTTTTCACTCTTCTTATTAATTAGATTAAAGACTAATTAAAGCTAAGTTAATTGATGATTTACAAGGTTGGTTAGCCAAACTATTCAATTGGCTAATCAGAGAAAAGAATTATATAATTGCCAACAGGATTGCGATCGCAACAAAAACTTTTATCAATAAATTAAACATCGACATTAACACTACACTAACAAAAAAATGATTATTTTTAAGCCTAAAAAACAACGATTCTTATGAAACCATTGACCTTTCGCACTAAAATTGTGGCTACCATTGGCCCGGCTTGTTATTCTGCCGATGTGCTGCGTCAGATGATGCTTGCGGGGATGAATGTGGCTCGACTGAACTTTTCTCACGGAAGCTACGACGACCATAGCCAAATGGTCAAATTACTGCGTCAACTTTCCAAAGAATTAGACCTACCCCTAACGATTTTACAAGACTTACAAGGACCAAAAATTCGAGTAGGAAAGATACCCAACGATAGCATAACCTTAACAGAAGGGGCTTGTATCACCATCGTTCCGTTAGAGGAGTGGCAACATCAAGAGAATACTGTGGGTATTGATTATGCTTATATCGCTGAAGAGGCTCAACCTGGGACACAAGTGTTATTAGATGATGGGTTATTAGAATTAACGGTTGAAACCGTTGACGGTCATGGGGTGACTTGTAAAGTGGTCGAAGGGGGCATTCTCAAAAGTCATAAAGGGGTTAACTTTCCTTCTCTCAATTTACGACTGCCCTCTATGACAGAAAAAGATAAAAAAGATATAGAATTTGGCATTTCTCATGGGGTTGATATCATTTCTTTAAGCTTTGTTCGTCAAGCAGAGGATATCCAAACCCTGAAAGCCTTTTTAGCTGCTAGAAATGCAGAGATTCCCGTGTTGGCAAAAATTGAAAAACCCCAGGCTATTGAACATTTAGAAGCCATTGTTGATGAATGTAATGCCATTATGGTCGCTCGTGGGGACTTAGGAGTAGAAATGCGGACTGAGAAAGTTCCCTTGCTACAAAAGCGTATTATTCGGATGTGTAATGAAAAAGGTATTCCCGTCATTACAGCAACCCAAATGCTAGATAGTATGATTCGTAACCCTCGTCCCACCCGTGCTGAAGCCAGTGATGTGGCGAATGCTATTATTGATGGGACAGATGCAGTGATGCTTTCGGGAGAATCGGCTATTGGTGAATTTCCTGTACAAGCGGTGAGTATGTTAGCCAGTATTGCCCGTGATATTGAGCCAGAAATCTCTTTTACCAATTATCCTCCACGAAACCAAGATAAAGCTAACGCCTTAGCTGAAGCCCTCAACTCCATTGATAAAGTGCTGGATCTTCAATGTATTGTTGCGTTTACCGAAACTGGTTATTCGGCTAAGCTAGTGGCAGCAGAACGTCCCAGAGTCCCAGTAGTGGCCTTAACCCCCAGTCTTGATGTTTATCATCGTCTCAATTTAGTTTGGGGTGTGCGTCCTGTTCTCTTTAAATACGATGGATTAACCTTAGAACAATTATTGCAACAAATGGAATCGGTGTTATTAGAACGTAATTTCGTCACGCCAGGGGATCAAGTGTTAATTTTGGGCGGTTTACCCTTAAGACAAGCTAGAAGCACCAGTTTTCTTAATATTCATACGATTGAGAATTGATGGGATTGCTCAAGTTTATATCAATACTACTCGGTTAAGCGCAAAACCTTAGTTGAGACTGCAAGGATAGGGGAGTAGGGGGCGGGGGAGAAAACAGAAAATCTCTTAAGGTATGCTTTCCCTGCTCCTCTGCTTACCTTAAAACAAAAGTCAAAATCCAAAACCTACGCAGTATTGATAACCTGAGTTCGACGGAAGAGAATCTATGGAAAACTGACAACCAACAAGAAGTCTCAAACCCTGCTTTCCCCGTGAAAAAAATTCTAACTCCGACCTCTGAACTCCTAACACCGAACTCACGTTGATAGGTAGTGATACGGAATTTGAAGATAAGCCCAAAAAGAGAAAAAAAAATGAACGATATTCTAGAAATTATTGAAACTCGATTAAACCAAGAATGGATAATTGGTTGTGAGTCTCAATTGTTTTATCACCTGACTCAACACCATATTGAGCAATTAACAGAACTAAAAAAAATAAATCATAATCCTAGAATTATCTTAGTTCAGAAAAATAATGATTATCTGAATTTCTTAGCTGCTTTTCTTGCTTCTATTATTACAAAATGTCACGTTTTTTTATGTGATCAAAGATGGCAAGATAAAGAATGGATTGAAGTATTACACTTAATTCAACCTCACTTAATCCTAGGGATTGATATTAATTATTCTATAAAAAAGCATCAAACTCCCTTACAATTACCTGATCAAAGCTTGATTATGATTCCCACAGGAGGAACATCAGGAAAAATTCGCTTTGCTATTCATACCTGGAAAACATTATCAGCATCGGTTCAAGGATTCACTGATTTTTTTGATCTTCAAAAAGTTAATTCTTTCTGTTTATTACCCTTACATCATGTTAGCGGTTTAATGCAATTTATTCGCTCTTTTTTAACTCAAGGAAAAATTATAATATATCCTTACACTGACTTAAAAAACGGAATAATCCCCTCGTTAAAATTTGACGATTTTTTTATTTCTTTAGTCCCTACTCAATTACAATTATTATTAACTTTAAATCCTAACTTTTTAAGACAATTTAAAACAATTTTATTAGGAGGCGCACCCCCCTGGAATTCCCTATTAATAACATCTAGACACTATAGTCTTAATCTTTCTCCTACTTATGGCATGACAGAAACAGCCTCACAGATTGTTACTTTAAAGCCAGAGAAGTTTCTCCAAAAAAATAATAGTACAGGACAAGTTTTACCCCATGCTAACGTTACAATCAATCAAGACAAAATAATAGAAATTATTAAAACCACATCTCTATATTTTGGTTATTATCCCCATTATGAACCTCAACCATGTTTAATTACTGATGATTTAGGATATTTCGATGATGAAAACTATTTACATATTCTAGGAAGAAACAGTCAAAAAATTATTACAGGAGGAGAAAATGTTTTTCCCAAAGAGATTGAAGATGTTATTTTAGCAACCAACTTAGTCAAAGATATTTCTATTATTGGAGTGGCTAACCAACAATGGGGAGAACTGGTAACAGCGATATACGTTCCCCAGGATGAGCAAATTGATGTTGATATGATTCGAGAAAGGATAAAATCACAATTGAGTCCTGTCAAACAACCCAAACATTGGATTCAAGTTCAGGAATTACCCCGTAATCAGCAAGGTAAGTTAAACTATCAGGCGTTACAAAAAATTGCTGTAACTAACCTTAAACCATAAAATTAATTATAATCATAGGAGTAAAGCAGGGACGCTAAACTTCTGCCCCTGCAATAATTCCCTGGAAAATTCAGCTATTCAACCGTAATAGCTGAATTTAGTACAGATTTTCCTCTTGGTGAGTTTCGATGGTGCAATCAGAGGTAGGATAAGCAACACAAGTTAAAACAAATCCTGCTTCGATTTGATCGTCATCTAAGAAAGATTGATCACTTTGATCGATGGTGCCACTGACTAGCTTACCTGCACAAGTAGAACAAGCACCGGCACGACAAGAATAAGGTAAGTCAAGTCCTTCTTCTTCTGCTACATCAAGAATGTACTCGTCTTCGGGTACTTCAATGGTATTTTCTCCTTCTGGAGTTTTTAAGGTAACTTTGTAACTTGCCATAGTTTTGTCTTCTCCTTAAGGAAATAGATGGGTTTACTGTATTGCAAAGTTTTTTTCAGCATCGTGATAAATACTTTGCGGAAACTCATTAATCAAAAGACTTAGTACAATGCTTCTTCTTGATGAGTTTCGATGGTGCAATCAGAGGTAGGATAAGCAACACAAGTTAAAACAAATCCTGCTTCAATTTGATCGTCATCCAAGAAAGATTGATCGCTTTGATCAACACTGCCACTCACTAGCTTACCTGCACAGGTAGAACAAGCACCCGCACGACAAGAATAAGGCAATTCAAGACCTTGCTCTTCTGCTACATCAAGAATGTACTCATCATCGGGTACTTCAATAGTGGTGTTAATTCCTTCTGCTTCACTTTTTAAGGTAACTTTATAAGTTGCCATGGATATGTCCTCTTCTCAGGTAAATAAGATAGTTGTTCTTGATGATGAAGCCTATACAGATAAGCTTCAACAATAAGCTCATTTTCGATACTAAGGGAAAAAGACCCACAGTAAATGAGGCATTAGTAATGAAATTCTTAAATAAACTTAAAATAAGTTTTACTTATGGGTCAATCCCCAGGAGCAAGTCGAGAATGTTATCAAGATTATAAGGTCTATAACCTATGGTGAATAGTGCTTGACAGGAAATCCCCCCTCAGATTTTCCCTGTATATGTCCTCACTTATTAGTATTAGTTATATTTATCATATTGATTGATGAATTAAGTGGATAAATAGTCTAGGGAAGAAGTTTACCAGTCTCGCTAAAGTGGGATAATGAAGTTTTGGATATTTATAGAGGTCAGGTAAGGATGTCTCTTCCTTCTCAGCTTTCTCATCCTATTAAAGTGGGTATTGTTGGCACTGGATATGCAGCGAAACGACGGGCCGAAACGTTTATGGAAGATGAGCGGTCGCAGCTTTGTTGTGTGACAGGATATACTCGTGAAAATGTAGTTGATTTTTGTCAGTCTTATAATATTTCCTCTTATGAAAATTGGGAAGATTTAGTAACGGATAAAAGGTTAGATTTAATCGTAATTTGTAATGTTAATAAACTTCATGGAATCATTACTAAACTGGCGTTAGAACATAATAAAAATGTCATCATCGAATATCCTTTATCGTTAGACTATACTGAAGCAGTCGAATTATTAGAATTAGCAAGAAAAAAAGATAAATTATTACATATTGAACATATCGAAATTTTAGGGGGAATGCACCGAGCCGTACAAAAATATTTACCCCAAATCGGTAAAGTTTTTTATGGACGTTATACTACCATTGATAGTAAAAATCCTGCCCCGATTAGATGGACATTTAATCATCAATTATTTGGGTTTCCATTTAAAGCAGCGTTACCGAGAATTCACCGTTTTACTCATTTATTTGGTGAAGTTAAGAGTGTAAATTGTCATCAAAAGTATTGGAATAGGGAAGAAGAAGACTATTATCATGGCTGTTTATGCGATGCTCAATTATTGTTTCAAAATGGCTTAATTGTTGACTTAATCTATGGCAAAGGAGATATGTTTATTGAAAGCGATCGCACCTTTGAAATCCACGGAGAAAAGGGAAAGATTATTTTTGAAGGCATGGAAGGAAAGTTAATTACTCAAGACGGGACACAACCCATTGAGTTAGAAAGTCGTCGGGGTTTATTTGCTTTAGATACCAAGATAGTTTTAGATCGTTTATTTGATAATAAACCCCTTTATCTTGACCCAGAATCCAGTTTATATGCCCTAAAAATTGGAGAAGCTGCTTATCAGTCCGCTAGGTTAGGCAAAATAGTAGAAATTGAGAATTCAGCATGAAAAATTTAGAATTGACGGTGATAAACTGAG from Crocosphaera subtropica ATCC 51142 includes these protein-coding regions:
- a CDS encoding Gfo/Idh/MocA family protein, with product MSLPSQLSHPIKVGIVGTGYAAKRRAETFMEDERSQLCCVTGYTRENVVDFCQSYNISSYENWEDLVTDKRLDLIVICNVNKLHGIITKLALEHNKNVIIEYPLSLDYTEAVELLELARKKDKLLHIEHIEILGGMHRAVQKYLPQIGKVFYGRYTTIDSKNPAPIRWTFNHQLFGFPFKAALPRIHRFTHLFGEVKSVNCHQKYWNREEEDYYHGCLCDAQLLFQNGLIVDLIYGKGDMFIESDRTFEIHGEKGKIIFEGMEGKLITQDGTQPIELESRRGLFALDTKIVLDRLFDNKPLYLDPESSLYALKIGEAAYQSARLGKIVEIENSA